In Microbacterium lushaniae, the following are encoded in one genomic region:
- a CDS encoding spermidine/putrescine ABC transporter substrate-binding protein, with product MERSLETQVSQAVDVWLRWLPRWEPATHRGRVAPCRRCFGSPLLSAAGLGADVPHGVQHGLSTRVKAIVDAAVADYTARNLPMLQAELEQQAARNRARTYRPAEGLEPEFEGLPLDPDPVPGAPFLFTVSGLAAEEEAAIPALPPLTDEAKAALRQEVGLADDYANMIGREVCAILLHHRLRIQAAVSEFVEPQIAAMLEELTRSLDSPFDPHDPGPPAP from the coding sequence GTGGAGCGCTCCCTCGAGACGCAGGTGAGCCAGGCCGTGGACGTCTGGCTGCGCTGGCTGCCGCGCTGGGAGCCGGCGACGCACCGCGGGAGGGTGGCGCCGTGCCGGCGCTGCTTCGGCTCGCCCCTGCTGTCGGCGGCGGGACTGGGCGCCGACGTGCCGCACGGCGTGCAGCACGGGCTGTCCACGCGCGTGAAGGCGATCGTCGACGCCGCCGTCGCGGACTACACCGCCCGCAACCTCCCGATGCTGCAGGCCGAGCTCGAACAGCAGGCCGCCCGCAACCGCGCGCGGACCTATCGCCCCGCCGAAGGCCTCGAGCCCGAGTTCGAGGGGCTCCCGCTGGATCCCGATCCCGTGCCGGGTGCGCCGTTCCTCTTCACGGTGTCGGGCCTGGCCGCCGAGGAGGAGGCCGCGATCCCCGCCCTGCCGCCCCTGACCGATGAGGCCAAGGCGGCGCTGCGGCAGGAGGTGGGCCTGGCCGACGACTACGCCAACATGATCGGCCGGGAAGTGTGCGCCATCCTCCTGCATCACCGCCTGCGCATCCAGGCGGCCGTCTCGGAGTTCGTCGAACCGCAGATCGCCGCGATGCTGGAGGAGCTCACCCGTTCGCTGGACTCCCCGTTCGATCCCCACGACCCCGGGCCGCCGGCTCCCTGA
- a CDS encoding AAA family ATPase, with protein sequence MTLTQEQATWFATTFGQLADNVERAVLGKRHIVELVLTAMLSDGHVLLEDVPGTGKTSLARAIAQSVQGTNTRIQFTPDLLPGDITGITVYDQKTGEFEFHSGPVFANIVLADEINRASPKTQSALLEVMEEGRVTIDGVTRPVGVPFLVLATQNPVEQAGTYRLPEAQLDRFMMRTSLGYPDHAATVRILDGGSTATAELTPVITPQALVGMADLAADTYVDALVLDYIARLVDATRSADEVRLGVSIRGALALTRASRARAASQARTYVTPDDVKALAVAVLSHRLILHPEAEFDGVTPEAVIGQVLLDVAPPTQREAV encoded by the coding sequence ATGACCCTCACCCAGGAGCAGGCCACCTGGTTCGCCACGACGTTCGGCCAGCTCGCCGACAACGTCGAGCGCGCCGTCCTCGGAAAGCGCCACATCGTGGAGCTCGTGCTGACCGCGATGCTCAGCGACGGCCACGTGCTGCTGGAGGACGTGCCCGGCACCGGCAAGACCTCGCTCGCGCGCGCGATCGCGCAGTCGGTGCAGGGCACCAACACGCGCATCCAGTTCACGCCCGACCTGCTCCCCGGTGACATCACCGGCATCACCGTGTACGACCAGAAGACCGGTGAGTTCGAGTTCCACTCCGGCCCCGTCTTCGCCAACATCGTCCTGGCCGACGAGATCAACCGCGCGAGCCCCAAGACCCAGTCCGCGCTCCTCGAGGTCATGGAGGAGGGTCGTGTCACGATCGACGGCGTGACGCGGCCGGTGGGGGTGCCGTTCCTCGTCCTGGCGACCCAGAACCCCGTCGAACAGGCCGGGACCTACCGGCTCCCCGAGGCGCAGCTCGACCGCTTCATGATGCGCACCTCGCTCGGCTACCCCGACCATGCCGCGACGGTGCGGATCCTCGACGGCGGCTCCACGGCCACGGCGGAGCTGACCCCGGTCATCACGCCGCAGGCGCTCGTGGGCATGGCCGACCTCGCCGCCGACACGTACGTGGACGCGCTCGTGCTGGACTACATCGCGCGCCTGGTGGATGCCACGCGCTCGGCGGACGAGGTGCGCCTGGGTGTCAGCATCCGCGGTGCCCTCGCCCTCACGCGCGCCTCGCGCGCCCGCGCGGCGTCGCAGGCGCGCACCTACGTCACCCCCGACGACGTCAAGGCGCTCGCCGTCGCGGTGCTCTCGCACCGCCTGATCCTGCACCCCGAGGCCGAGTTCGACGGCGTCACGCCCGAAGCCGTCATCGGGCAGGTGCTCCTCGACGTCGCGCCGCCCACCCAGCGCGAGGCGGTATGA
- a CDS encoding Ig-like domain-containing protein: MRRRRIAGLAAGAAALALVAGVSIVWPGLDAQETPEVDASVWALQTADGRRYARVNTAIGELDTVRSVSNPTAVAQSPDGAFLFSDSYSKLTRIDEALPADLDEETLRSSESTPAGTTEVLTSGDFVAYRTDTGAVHAGRLSTADAAQLDPFASAEDEEEDAPEYTAEAVAVNREGLLFAYSATDGSVLRYDIAGDEVRGRDPLTAEIASPVLTAAGDTWALVDRESGEVHVRGREESVTVELSGDIVVGEPDPDGTDVWIAGENGLVRVSADGAVSVEVDRGATVLGTPAAPIVHEGETFAAWLGPTDGGGTLWSSRAGETALEYGAESLGDERRPVFVATGGAVILNEVRTGWVWTLPDGRLVPSSQDWSLDDRTDPAAVPSEEQLAVVIDPKPPIAEPDAFGVRAGRLATLPVLLNDHDPNEDVLSIDPASVTGLDPGFGTVSVTDDGQRFAVHVAPGASGSATFTYGVTDGTTADGMVSPATTVTLTVSGGDGAPQWCGVEKCLVPWPAPEVARGGTVTVPVLPGWVDPDGDPLLLLSVENPSGIGTVASSPGGDVVYQHADDGSGGEQLIELTVNVADTAGQITSKPLVVRVTPSPALSVQSFARVDTVEGGMTIDVAPHVTGTAGTLSLTSVRVLDDRAATATVVGGTTTFDFTAGEPGTFRVGFTVTDGVSDATGTARITILPPDAPAQLATSPVVAFVRPQEDVTLDVFAAVSNPTRRVLLLSDVVASADEGATLSVDAVGQSNLRVSGTTASGGAGRLGTVSYTVSDGTEDAGARVAGEATVYLLPPAPELAPIAVDDIVTVRAGAQVDIPVLENDISPAGGRPSLDPSSVASSVPEALAFASGDLLRYLAPTEPGDYGVEYSVYTTGSPSLVDTATVRIRVLPDDANRPPLPATLEGRVLSGGTTTVEFDGFGMDPDGDVVTLDRILTQPERGSATISADGSSIVYSSLPGDRGQVSFRYRAVDASGATGEGTARIGVLDAQANPSPITFTDYVQVQAGEDNTIRISPLANDIDPTQGSLTLTDVRPDLPETFADDGSDNPEYARLKEQILSVTDTGVVLAAGALPGTMSFLYDVESDSGNTGRGLIVVKVVRESVPDHPIVSDTVLTAENREEFISGVDVLTGKATWSRGDVDDLEVSLWGEPEGVGLSGRELSGDLPATTRLIPFAVHGVVGEEEITTYAFLRVPGDDDLSLSLRSGTAPQEVPELESVAFDMADLVALPRGAELEVGTDVSASGARPEAACALEAGTRVRYDAGAGAPWTDACQVPVRLAGTEEWTYLSVPITVAARDPQPELRPASLTVGPGETATFDLREMTTWQLAREDWGAIQYTLEYGGPAFEVTLSGSTVTVVGADRATPGSESAAIVGVSSHPAVAPARLLLRVGAAPSTLPQGGSVTQQCSQASGTSCTIPVIGAGGEVNPLPRTPLEVVDVRPTGACVGVSFQVASAGAVAASWTPDAPGATCTATFSVRDAQGRTTASERDGRILLDLQGYPKAPAGVRQSAYADGTVTLRVDAGESRLAYPGLSGFVVRSGGAEVARCSADGVCPVISAPNGEQRTYEAWAVNAVGESRTSVRTIAWAYDVPATPGSVDWQPVPNGDAGGVIALTIGGIDSAETGFLRIQSATGVSRDVEVRVGQDSVSLDRFEIGSNAATAVTVTPFSRFDTPPGLGGAASGQARTITANGIGAPANLSLVLVARSTGDDSAAVTATARADLNGAGSRLLFDIVPANQAGRCDPRTAGSPAYTEEFTGLEAGEVYEYVACVVSERNGQRFGDAEARSSIQIQIARDPRGWSYAVNSRPDVSGQRAEWRMGEPRSDDRIPRGYQPEFSGWPSSVFNSDPGITVRYVRNEAGWQPSGSVAVPPASGSAPYQVAIEWGVTSCVGGSPLAVGKTAGPGTVTADTQSLLIRYFDARNILVIPDTAGTVPVRAVRVENIPVTASVGQWGLGDARGSASFGSCDPNLPPEPQPTPTPTDPTTP; encoded by the coding sequence ATGCGTCGCCGCAGGATCGCCGGCCTCGCCGCCGGAGCCGCCGCACTCGCTCTCGTGGCGGGCGTGAGCATCGTCTGGCCGGGCCTGGACGCCCAGGAGACGCCTGAGGTCGACGCGTCGGTGTGGGCGCTGCAGACGGCCGACGGCCGGCGGTACGCGCGCGTGAACACCGCGATCGGCGAGCTGGACACCGTGCGCAGCGTCAGCAACCCGACCGCCGTCGCGCAGTCGCCCGATGGCGCCTTCCTCTTCTCCGACAGCTACAGCAAGCTCACCCGGATCGACGAAGCCCTCCCCGCCGACCTGGATGAGGAGACCCTGCGCTCGTCGGAGTCGACACCGGCGGGCACGACCGAGGTGCTGACCTCCGGCGACTTCGTGGCCTACCGCACCGACACCGGGGCCGTCCACGCCGGCCGGCTCTCCACCGCCGACGCCGCGCAGCTCGACCCGTTCGCCTCGGCGGAGGACGAGGAGGAGGACGCTCCCGAGTACACCGCGGAGGCGGTGGCGGTCAACCGCGAGGGGCTCCTGTTCGCCTACTCGGCGACGGACGGATCCGTGCTGCGCTACGACATCGCCGGCGACGAGGTGCGCGGTCGCGACCCGCTCACGGCCGAGATCGCCAGCCCGGTCCTCACCGCCGCCGGCGACACGTGGGCCCTCGTGGACCGCGAATCGGGTGAGGTGCACGTGCGCGGCCGCGAGGAGTCGGTGACGGTGGAGCTCTCCGGCGACATCGTCGTGGGAGAGCCCGACCCCGACGGGACCGACGTGTGGATCGCGGGGGAGAACGGGCTCGTGCGCGTCTCCGCCGACGGGGCCGTGAGCGTCGAGGTCGATCGTGGCGCCACGGTGCTCGGTACGCCGGCCGCGCCGATCGTGCACGAGGGCGAGACCTTCGCGGCGTGGCTCGGGCCCACCGACGGCGGCGGCACGCTGTGGAGCTCGCGGGCGGGGGAGACGGCGCTGGAGTACGGCGCGGAGTCGCTCGGCGACGAGCGGCGGCCGGTGTTCGTCGCGACCGGTGGGGCGGTGATCCTCAACGAGGTGCGCACGGGGTGGGTGTGGACCCTGCCCGACGGGCGGCTGGTGCCCTCCAGCCAGGACTGGTCGCTGGATGACCGCACCGACCCCGCAGCCGTCCCCAGCGAGGAGCAGCTGGCCGTCGTCATCGACCCGAAGCCACCGATCGCCGAACCCGACGCGTTCGGCGTGCGGGCGGGACGGCTGGCCACCCTCCCGGTGCTCCTGAACGACCACGATCCCAACGAGGACGTGCTGAGCATCGACCCCGCCTCGGTGACGGGCCTGGATCCCGGGTTCGGCACCGTGAGCGTCACCGACGACGGCCAGCGCTTCGCCGTGCACGTCGCCCCCGGCGCATCCGGCAGCGCGACCTTCACGTACGGCGTCACCGACGGCACGACCGCCGACGGGATGGTGTCACCGGCCACCACCGTCACCCTCACCGTCTCCGGCGGCGACGGCGCCCCGCAGTGGTGCGGCGTGGAGAAGTGCCTCGTGCCCTGGCCCGCACCCGAGGTCGCGCGCGGCGGCACCGTGACGGTGCCGGTGCTGCCCGGCTGGGTCGACCCCGACGGTGATCCGCTGCTGCTGCTGTCGGTGGAGAACCCCTCCGGCATCGGCACGGTCGCCTCCTCGCCCGGCGGCGACGTGGTCTATCAGCACGCCGACGACGGCAGCGGCGGCGAGCAGCTCATCGAGCTGACCGTGAACGTCGCCGACACCGCGGGACAGATCACCAGCAAGCCGCTCGTGGTGCGGGTGACCCCCTCGCCCGCGCTGAGCGTGCAGTCCTTCGCGCGCGTGGACACGGTGGAGGGCGGCATGACGATCGACGTCGCCCCGCACGTCACCGGGACGGCGGGCACGCTGTCGCTGACCTCGGTGCGCGTCCTGGACGACCGTGCCGCCACCGCGACCGTCGTGGGTGGCACGACGACGTTCGACTTCACCGCGGGCGAGCCTGGCACATTCCGCGTCGGTTTCACCGTCACCGACGGGGTCTCGGATGCCACGGGCACGGCGCGCATCACGATCCTCCCGCCCGACGCCCCCGCGCAGCTGGCCACCTCGCCCGTCGTCGCCTTCGTCCGCCCGCAGGAGGACGTCACGCTCGACGTGTTCGCCGCGGTGTCCAATCCCACGCGTCGCGTACTGCTGCTCAGCGACGTCGTGGCCTCCGCCGACGAGGGCGCGACGCTGTCGGTGGACGCGGTGGGGCAGAGCAACCTGCGCGTGTCGGGCACGACCGCCTCCGGCGGCGCGGGGCGCCTGGGCACGGTGTCGTACACCGTCAGCGACGGCACCGAAGACGCCGGGGCGCGCGTGGCCGGGGAGGCGACGGTGTACCTGCTGCCCCCGGCGCCGGAGCTGGCGCCCATCGCCGTGGACGACATCGTCACGGTGCGCGCCGGCGCCCAGGTCGACATCCCGGTGCTCGAGAACGACATCTCCCCGGCCGGGGGACGCCCGAGCCTGGACCCGTCGTCGGTCGCCTCGAGCGTGCCGGAGGCGCTGGCCTTCGCCTCCGGCGATCTGCTCCGCTACCTCGCGCCCACCGAGCCGGGCGACTACGGGGTGGAGTACTCCGTGTACACGACCGGATCCCCCTCCCTCGTGGACACCGCGACCGTCCGCATCCGGGTGCTGCCCGACGACGCCAACCGCCCGCCGCTGCCGGCGACGCTGGAGGGGCGCGTGCTCAGCGGCGGCACGACGACGGTCGAGTTCGACGGCTTCGGCATGGACCCCGACGGCGACGTCGTGACGCTGGACCGCATCCTCACCCAGCCCGAGCGCGGGTCGGCCACGATCTCCGCCGACGGCTCGTCGATCGTGTACTCCTCGCTGCCGGGCGACCGCGGGCAGGTGTCGTTCCGCTACCGCGCGGTGGATGCCTCGGGGGCGACGGGGGAGGGCACCGCCCGCATCGGCGTCCTGGACGCGCAGGCCAACCCGAGTCCCATCACCTTCACCGATTACGTGCAGGTGCAAGCCGGCGAGGACAACACGATCCGCATCAGCCCGCTCGCCAACGACATCGACCCCACGCAGGGATCCCTGACCCTCACCGATGTGCGCCCCGACCTGCCGGAGACCTTCGCCGACGACGGCAGCGACAACCCCGAGTACGCGCGGCTGAAGGAGCAGATCCTCTCCGTCACCGACACCGGCGTCGTCCTGGCCGCCGGGGCGCTGCCCGGCACGATGTCGTTCCTCTACGACGTCGAATCCGACTCGGGGAACACCGGTCGCGGCCTCATCGTCGTCAAGGTCGTGCGCGAGAGCGTGCCGGACCACCCGATCGTCTCGGACACCGTGCTCACGGCGGAGAACCGCGAGGAGTTCATCTCGGGGGTCGACGTGCTCACCGGCAAGGCGACGTGGTCGCGTGGCGACGTCGACGACCTCGAGGTGAGCCTGTGGGGCGAGCCGGAGGGCGTCGGATTGAGCGGGCGCGAGCTCAGCGGCGATCTGCCGGCCACCACGCGCCTGATCCCCTTCGCCGTCCACGGGGTCGTCGGCGAGGAGGAGATCACGACGTACGCGTTCCTGCGCGTACCCGGTGACGACGACCTGTCGCTCTCCCTGCGCTCGGGGACGGCGCCGCAGGAGGTGCCCGAACTGGAGTCGGTCGCCTTCGACATGGCCGACCTGGTGGCCCTGCCCCGCGGGGCCGAGCTGGAGGTGGGGACGGATGTCAGCGCCTCGGGCGCGCGGCCGGAGGCGGCGTGCGCCCTGGAGGCCGGCACGCGCGTGCGCTACGACGCGGGGGCCGGGGCGCCGTGGACCGACGCGTGTCAGGTGCCCGTGCGTCTGGCCGGCACCGAGGAGTGGACGTACCTGTCGGTGCCGATCACGGTCGCCGCCCGCGATCCGCAGCCCGAGCTGCGCCCTGCCTCCCTCACGGTGGGGCCGGGCGAGACGGCCACGTTCGACCTGCGCGAGATGACCACGTGGCAGCTGGCGCGCGAGGACTGGGGCGCCATCCAGTACACCCTGGAGTACGGCGGCCCCGCGTTCGAGGTCACGCTTTCGGGGTCGACCGTCACCGTCGTGGGCGCCGACCGGGCGACACCGGGCAGCGAGAGCGCGGCGATCGTCGGGGTGAGCAGTCATCCCGCCGTCGCCCCCGCCCGACTCCTGCTGCGCGTGGGGGCCGCGCCCTCGACCCTCCCCCAGGGCGGGTCGGTCACGCAGCAGTGCTCGCAGGCGTCGGGGACCTCCTGCACGATCCCCGTCATCGGCGCCGGCGGCGAAGTGAATCCGCTGCCGCGCACGCCGCTGGAAGTGGTCGACGTCCGCCCCACCGGCGCGTGCGTGGGCGTGAGCTTCCAGGTCGCCTCGGCCGGGGCGGTGGCGGCGTCGTGGACACCGGATGCGCCGGGGGCGACGTGCACCGCGACATTCTCCGTGCGCGACGCGCAGGGACGCACCACCGCCTCCGAGCGCGACGGCCGCATCCTGCTCGACCTCCAGGGCTACCCCAAGGCGCCCGCCGGTGTCCGCCAGAGCGCCTACGCCGACGGGACCGTGACGCTGCGCGTCGACGCGGGCGAATCGCGCCTGGCCTACCCCGGGCTCAGCGGCTTCGTCGTGCGCAGCGGCGGCGCCGAGGTGGCCCGCTGCTCGGCGGACGGCGTGTGCCCGGTCATCTCCGCGCCCAACGGGGAGCAGCGCACGTACGAGGCGTGGGCCGTGAACGCCGTCGGCGAATCCCGCACGAGCGTGCGCACGATCGCGTGGGCGTACGACGTCCCCGCGACCCCGGGGAGCGTGGATTGGCAGCCCGTGCCCAACGGCGACGCCGGCGGCGTCATCGCCCTGACCATCGGCGGCATCGACTCGGCCGAGACCGGGTTCCTGCGGATCCAGAGCGCGACCGGTGTCTCGCGGGACGTCGAGGTGCGAGTGGGGCAGGACTCCGTCTCGCTGGACCGCTTCGAGATCGGCTCGAACGCGGCGACGGCCGTCACCGTGACGCCGTTCTCGCGTTTCGACACTCCTCCGGGCCTCGGGGGTGCCGCGTCGGGTCAGGCCCGCACGATCACGGCCAACGGCATCGGCGCCCCGGCCAACCTGTCGCTGGTGCTGGTTGCCCGATCCACCGGCGACGACAGCGCGGCGGTCACCGCGACCGCGCGAGCAGACCTCAACGGCGCCGGCTCCCGACTGCTCTTCGACATCGTCCCCGCGAACCAGGCGGGACGGTGCGACCCGCGCACGGCGGGGTCACCCGCCTACACCGAGGAGTTCACCGGACTCGAAGCGGGCGAGGTGTACGAGTACGTGGCGTGCGTGGTCTCCGAACGCAACGGACAGCGCTTCGGCGACGCCGAGGCGCGCAGCTCGATCCAGATCCAGATCGCCCGGGATCCGCGCGGGTGGAGCTACGCGGTGAACTCGCGCCCGGACGTGTCGGGCCAGCGTGCGGAGTGGCGGATGGGCGAGCCCCGGTCGGATGACCGCATTCCGCGCGGCTACCAGCCGGAGTTCTCCGGGTGGCCCAGCAGCGTCTTCAACAGCGACCCCGGCATCACCGTGCGTTACGTGCGCAACGAAGCCGGATGGCAGCCCTCCGGGTCGGTCGCCGTACCGCCCGCATCCGGCAGCGCCCCGTACCAGGTGGCGATCGAATGGGGCGTGACCAGCTGCGTCGGGGGGTCACCGCTCGCGGTGGGCAAGACCGCAGGGCCGGGCACGGTGACCGCCGACACGCAGTCCCTCCTCATCCGGTACTTCGATGCCCGGAACATCCTCGTCATCCCGGACACTGCCGGCACCGTGCCGGTGCGCGCGGTCCGGGTCGAGAACATCCCGGTGACCGCGTCGGTGGGGCAGTGGGGCCTGGGCGATGCCCGCGGGTCCGCGTCCTTCGGCAGCTGCGATCCCAACCTGCCCCCGGAGCCGCAACCCACGCCGACCCCGACCGACCCAACGACCCCCTGA
- a CDS encoding ABC transporter, whose product MSDPRSSYGDPVDEPTDAERDADVVGRAREGLAEAEAARADLPAEPADSPESTERPADATETVVVEETVVVHERVDDEPDDDRWAMYAASGDAPTRADDIPVEDARRADARDDDTPTVVASPVVTPSEPVSQPASAYPGAQPIFVQAPEAPRPRGNRGAAGAIGLLAALVFGVLYLAAALGLGLLNGLLEVSEVPEFALAALTTWTLWVPVVVFFLAFWLLGAVINRGRWGHWVVWGLLVGFAAYAGHVLGALFEAPFWMLTERQGAELVEAEVLTPLAIVAFVLGRELTIWFGAWVAARGRRVTELNAEAQREYERTLEAGPQLHRV is encoded by the coding sequence ATGAGTGACCCCAGATCGTCGTACGGCGACCCGGTCGACGAGCCGACGGACGCCGAGCGCGACGCCGACGTGGTCGGCCGCGCACGGGAGGGGCTCGCCGAGGCGGAAGCCGCGCGTGCAGACCTTCCGGCCGAGCCGGCCGATTCCCCCGAGTCCACCGAGCGTCCGGCCGACGCGACCGAGACCGTCGTCGTCGAAGAGACCGTGGTCGTCCACGAGCGCGTCGACGACGAACCCGACGACGACCGCTGGGCGATGTACGCCGCCTCCGGCGACGCGCCCACGCGCGCCGACGACATCCCCGTGGAGGATGCCCGCCGCGCCGACGCGCGCGACGATGACACCCCGACGGTGGTCGCCTCGCCCGTCGTGACCCCGAGCGAGCCGGTCTCCCAGCCCGCCTCGGCGTACCCCGGCGCGCAGCCGATCTTCGTGCAGGCGCCCGAGGCCCCCCGGCCGCGCGGGAACCGAGGAGCTGCCGGCGCCATCGGGCTGCTCGCAGCGCTCGTCTTCGGCGTGCTCTATCTGGCCGCAGCCCTCGGACTGGGCCTGCTCAACGGACTCCTCGAGGTGTCCGAGGTACCCGAGTTCGCGCTGGCGGCGCTGACGACGTGGACGCTGTGGGTGCCGGTCGTGGTCTTCTTCCTGGCGTTCTGGCTGCTGGGCGCGGTCATCAACCGCGGCCGGTGGGGCCACTGGGTGGTGTGGGGCCTGCTCGTCGGTTTCGCCGCCTACGCCGGCCACGTGCTCGGTGCGCTCTTCGAGGCGCCCTTCTGGATGCTGACGGAACGTCAGGGTGCGGAACTGGTCGAGGCCGAGGTGCTCACGCCACTGGCGATCGTGGCGTTCGTCCTCGGACGCGAACTGACGATCTGGTTCGGCGCGTGGGTCGCCGCGCGCGGGCGGCGGGTCACCGAGCTCAACGCCGAAGCACAGCGCGAGTACGAGCGCACCCTCGAGGCCGGCCCGCAGCTGCACCGCGTCTGA
- a CDS encoding serine/threonine-protein kinase, translating into MPTRLPAAPPILPGLTYTRPLGSGGFADVFLYEQDMPRRSVAVKVLPSDVRDPDLLRMFNAEADVLAQLSAHPSIVTVYQAGISADGRPYIVMEYCPGSLAQRYRVERIPVPEVLAIGVKMASALETAHRAGLVHRDVKPSNILITTFGAPVLADFGIASALARQTADEVLAMSVPWSAPEVVAEQTAGTVPSEVWSLGATIYSLLAGHSPFERLERGQNTREQLRRRIARASYTEIARADVPPSLQTLLARTMSRDARDRFASALEVGQAVRTVQAELGLPVTPLEVAADEWAPGVRSVDFSDSSVRGPVRSSVEHSGRRKSRTSSGMAGLARDEDTEISSPERRTRTAVPWLLGAAALIAGGAVAVTALFATGIL; encoded by the coding sequence TTGCCGACACGCCTGCCCGCCGCGCCTCCGATCCTCCCGGGCCTGACCTACACCCGCCCGCTCGGATCCGGGGGATTCGCCGACGTCTTCCTGTACGAGCAGGACATGCCGCGCCGAAGCGTCGCGGTCAAAGTGCTCCCCAGTGACGTGCGCGACCCCGACCTGCTGCGCATGTTCAACGCCGAGGCCGACGTCCTCGCGCAGCTGTCGGCGCATCCCTCGATCGTGACGGTGTACCAGGCCGGCATCTCCGCCGACGGACGCCCCTACATCGTCATGGAGTACTGCCCGGGGTCTCTCGCGCAGCGGTACCGCGTCGAGCGCATCCCCGTGCCCGAGGTGCTGGCGATCGGGGTGAAGATGGCCAGCGCCCTGGAGACCGCCCACCGCGCGGGCCTCGTGCACCGGGACGTCAAGCCCAGCAACATCCTCATCACGACCTTCGGCGCCCCGGTGCTGGCCGACTTCGGCATCGCGTCGGCCCTGGCCCGCCAGACCGCCGACGAAGTGCTCGCGATGAGCGTGCCGTGGAGCGCGCCGGAGGTCGTCGCCGAGCAGACCGCCGGCACCGTTCCCAGCGAAGTGTGGAGCCTGGGCGCCACGATCTACTCGCTCCTGGCCGGTCACAGCCCCTTCGAGCGGCTCGAGCGCGGTCAGAACACACGCGAGCAGCTGCGCCGGCGGATCGCGCGCGCGAGCTACACCGAGATCGCGCGCGCGGACGTGCCGCCGTCGCTGCAGACGCTCCTGGCACGCACGATGAGCCGCGACGCGCGGGACCGCTTCGCCAGCGCGCTGGAGGTCGGGCAGGCCGTGCGCACCGTGCAGGCCGAGCTGGGCCTGCCGGTCACGCCGCTGGAGGTGGCGGCGGACGAGTGGGCTCCGGGGGTGCGTTCGGTGGACTTCTCCGACTCGTCGGTGCGCGGCCCGGTGCGCAGCTCGGTCGAGCACAGCGGGCGGCGGAAGTCGCGCACGTCCTCCGGCATGGCAGGCCTCGCGCGGGACGAGGACACCGAGATCTCCTCCCCGGAGCGGCGCACCCGCACGGCGGTGCCGTGGCTGCTCGGCGCCGCGGCCCTCATCGCGGGGGGCGCCGTCGCCGTCACGGCCCTGTTCGCCACTGGGATCCTCTGA